CTAAATACCACTTTCCTCACCAGCATATTAGTGTTAAGGTTCTCGGATTGAAATATCAGTTGAAACCCACTGCACCTCTAACAtcacaaataaataaatgaatgctCATTACACTGCCATTACTGTTCTGCCAAAATATAATGGTCATTGGCTAGAAAATAGACATGAAACAGATCTCCTCCTGTTCTCTAGATCTTGTGGAGTCCAAAGAAGTTGGCATGACGAGCGTGGCTGAGCATGGCTGGATGGGAGACATTCACATACAGCCAGTCCTGCTTTTCAAGCTTCAGTGTGGATCCCAGGTAACTCCCCGAGGTCCAGACATGCCCATGAGAGCCCAGGTTGCAGTAGCCCTCCCTGTGCCCCTCCATTAGGGTGAGAGACTTGCGATTCCCTGGCCTTTTTACAAACACAGAGTGAACCAAGGCATCTGTAGGGGTGCAGTGATTGGCTTCAAACTGCACCCGGGAGTAGATGTGGTAGAGCCCAGTCTCGTTGACTTGCAGACCGCCATCCCGATAGACCACGCCCCCCTCTGTGAAGGCCCGCCCCATCTTTGGCTCCCAACGCAAGGTATTCTGTGAAACATGCGTCTCAATCCGACCTGAGGGAGACAAAGGGAGACAGCAGGGAGAATGGCGTTAGAGATGACACTCCACTGGGCCTACATCAGGAGTGCATGCTTAATTCAATTAATCAAGGTCCTGATGAGCAGCTGATTACTAGAAGCAGGTATGTTAGAGCAGAGCTGGAGCAAAAGCCTACACACCAAAACAAAGTAATTAAACTTTTGATTTGAACTGCACTCAGCCAGAGCCGGCACTAGCCATTTGGGAGCCCTAAGCAACATTTTGATGGTGGAGAGAAAATAAGTTTTAGAGTTACttcaattatacacattttgccatgtggtgGAGATTTTGCAGTTTCATAACTTATTTAATTtagccatggggcggagagacaattttgcagttttacagccaatttcctgcaattctactcattttgccatagggtggagatattttttaaaatcatgttaatatgatatctgagtgagagtgactaacaaaatcaatgggggccccctagaggtcagggcccctgggcatgtGCCCTTCGTGCCTGGTCGGTAATCCGATCATGATAGCTGGCTAGACCAACTTAccaacaaataaaacatttgctgacatgggctaatttagTGACTGACATAAaataaaaactgctgatgcaaaaCCAAATTTAGatattgcaccttgtgtattctactattctaactcagaACTGTAATTTGAGAcggacatttttatttatttttggtcgGTGGCCCCCTATTGGCCGCAGGGCCCTGAGCGGTCACTTCTGTCGCTTAGTGGCTAGGGCCGGCTCTGCCCCCAGCTTACCTATAACATGTGCTGCAGGTCTGCCGGCTGTCTTCCCTCTGTTTGGATTGATCTCTGGAAGGTCACCCACTAGCTTCTCAGGCCCACGACCATCGATCTCTATGTTCATTTCCTGTGAAAAAAGAAGAGATAAATCTCATTGCCACTTCacattagcacacacacacaaggttttTCGCATCAATATAAAATATCCACATCACAGATGTTACATGACATTTTGTGGTTAAGGGTGATCAATATAAATGTAGTGCTAAGATACACTGAACATCAGCTCTTCTCTGAACATATATTTTGAGTCAAGGATTTCCTGTAGCACCGCTGGACTTGTGACCACAACTCTGAACAGATTCCGGTCTGGGCTGACGTTTTTAAATGTCACTGCTACTTAATAGTCTGAGATGCAGAGGCAGCAAGAAAACTTGCACAAAAGTTAAAGCCTGTTTTGCCTATTTTCCATCAACACTTTACCTCTGTCTGTCCCCTACCCCTCACCAGTCTCCCACTCCTTTTCCAGTGGTCACAATAATCATCAAGGTGATAATTAAATGGTAGGATGCATATTTTTTTCAGTTCAGTTTTTTCTTGTTGCTACGATATTGAATTGTGTTACTATATGTCTCTGTTTTTCTCATCAGTAAGTTAAGATGTTTTAGCCAACAACAAAAACAATGAAAGGCAACGAGATACTAAATATGAACTACCACAAATTCCTCAATGCGTCTATTTCATTGATGGTTTTGGCAGAGGAAAGATGCTGACATCATACAGAAAGTACATTATGAGACAGAAAAGTAACAAAATACAGAGACCCTTTGATACAAATAGAAATCAGAGAGCAGACTTGCTCCAGGAGAACCCCACCCAAACACACACCCTCACCTGTTGTATCCCATCGAGTTGAGTCTGTAGTTTGAATATCTGGTAGGCACCCAGTCCCAATGCTCCAAACAccagcagcagcagaaacagcAGAGCCATAGCCAGGCTCCAGGAGCCAACCCCCCTGCAGCCTCTGACCCTGCCCCGCTCCATCACTCTCTCGTGGGCAGGAGGGAAGGACCAGCAGGGCAGCATGCCTGGAGGTTGGACCGACGGCTGTGGAGACGGCTGTGGACCTCTACCACTGTCCACTAGAAACACCTGGGGGTAAGGATAGCCCTGTGTACCGCTCATGGTGcaaagtgtgtgagagaggagcgtgagtgtgtgtgtcgcCTCTGTGTGCAGGAGGTGTGTGCTTCTATCTGAGCATCTCAGTCTTATAaaaacttgggtgactggaacCCACAgcttccacccacacacactgggtaGGTCTGTGACAAGCTCACACCACCTCTCACTCACGCTCTCCATCCACTCCTCTGTCAAAAGGAAACTTAGCCAGGTGACTGGTGCTGTTGCAGGACAAGTAGATAATAATGAGCTCATAGTAGAGAAACTAATTTACACTTTCACACACACTTTCATACATGCATGCACGTACGCTCAAATGCACACAGACTTGGAAAATGGAAGTAAAAAATGCACTGATAGTTTACTACAGTGTCATTAAAAACTTtgtgaaaacatttatttaatctgcTCTCCAAACCATTGCACacctttatctctctgtctctccttagTGGGGTTTttgcacatacagtggggagaacaagtatttgatacactgccgattttgcaggttttcctacttacaaagcatgtagaggtctgtaatttttatcataggtacacttcaactgtgagagacggaatctaaaacaaaaatccagaaaatgacattgtatgatttttaagtaattcctttgcattttattgcatgacataagtatttgatcacctaccaaccagtaagaattccggctctcacagacctgttagtttttctttaagaagccctcctgttctccactcattagctgtattaactgcacctgtttgaactcgttacctgtataaatgacacctgtccacacactcaatcaaacagactccaacctctccacaatggccaagaccagagagctgtgtaaggacagcagggctaaaattgtagacctgcacaaggctgggatgggctacaggacaataggcaagcagcttggtgagaaggcaagaactgttggcgcaattattagaaaatggaaaaaagttcaagatgacggtcaatcaccctcggtctggggctctaTGCAAGATCttacctcgtggggcatcaatgatcatgaggaaggtgagggatcagcccagaactacacgacaggacctggtcaatgacctgaagagagctggtaccacagtctcaaagaaaaccattagtaacacactacgccgtcatggattaaaatcctgcagtgtacgcaaggtccccctgctcaagccagcgcatgtccaggcccgtctgaagtttgccaatgaccatctggatgatccagaggaggaatgggagaaggtcatgtggtctgatgagacaaaaatagagctttttggtctaaactccactcgccgtgtttggaggaagaagaaggatgagtacaaccccaagaacaccatcccaaccgtgaagcatggaggtggaaacatcattctttggggatgcttttctgcaaaggggacaggacgactgcaccgtattgaggggaggatggatggggccatgtatcgcaagaTCTTGGCCAGCAACCtgcttccctcagtaagagcattgaagatgggtcgtggctgggccttccagcatgacaacgacccgaaacacacagccagggcaactaaggagtggctccttaagaagcatctcaaggtcctggagtggcctagccagtctccagacctgaacccaatagaaaatctttggagggagctgaaagtccgtattgcccagcgacagccccgaaacctgaaggatctggagaaggtctgtatggaggagtgggccaaaatccctgctgcagtgtgtgcaaacctggtcaagaactacaggaaacgtatgatctctgtaattgcaaacaaaggtttctgtaccaaatattaagttctgcttctctgatgtatcaaatacttatgtcatgcaataaaatgctaattaattacttaaaaatcatacaatgggattttatggatttttgttttagattccgtctctcacagttgaagtgtacctatgataaaaatgacagacctctacatgatttgtaagtaggaaaacctgcaaaatcggcagtgtatcaaatacttgttctccccactgtacatggtCCCTGACAAATAAACCAAAACATGAACAAGTGGGGTGTTTAGCTGACCCCCCTTCTAACCACCTTGTTCATCTCAGCGTGGGGCCAGACGAAGAGGACAACCTAGAAAGACTACTTGAGAAAGCCCCTCACATGTACTCACAGCCCTACCCAATTGCCACAGAACTACTTCTGGCGTATGAGGAACGTTTGAGTGACATGCAAGTCTGACTGTCAGTTCTGGAAATGGTTAACCTTACAGTACCTTGAAATGATGATGGCATGCCTCCACAGCAATCTTCATGGAGGCAACAGTGAATGCTTTTGTAGAGAGTAGGGGGATTGCTGCTTTTGCCACCTGTATAATTAAAATAAAAAGTCACAGAGAGaattgtgtatgtatgtatatttatatttgtAAACAGTTATGCAGCAGAAAATGATTGTTTCAGAAgcaaacacacacttctcagtgGGAAGTAGAAACTGCCACATGAAAAAGCTTAGAGCCACTGAGCCTGCTTTCATCAGGAGTCTGCTGCTCTTTGAGAGAACCGAGAacggtatggtgtgtgtgtggtctaacCAAGAGAAGGAAGACATCATCACATCGACTCAGAACCCCCCAACCCCCTAACATTTGCTCACCTGGGTTTACAGGAAAGTGACACTCTGACACAAAATGTAATACTTTCAGTCATTTCTATTCATGGTATTTTACCCGTTCCACTACTTTGCACATTTGTTTGTAAGTATTAGGGCGTGATCCTCTGCCCTGGCGTTGTTGACGCATGTCAAATCTTAAAATGACTTGATAGGTATTTTAAGtatcaactaaccacatcatatgtaatagcaatctgtcagtcgatgACACGGTCAAAgacgtggcacgcaaccattggttgatgcatgcaacgtctgatTAGGGGAACGCAATCTtagatttaagcaataaggcccgagggggtgaggtatatggccaatataccacggctaagggctgttcttaagcacgacgcaataTATCACAAACCGCCgaagtgccttattgctattataaactggttaccaacgtaattagaacagtaaaaataaatgtttagtcatacccgtggtatatggtctgatataccacggctgtcagtcagtcagcattcagggcttgaaccacccagtatATACATCACAATTGACCCTTTGCTAAGCCTCGCCCCGGAATTTTGGGCAACCAATCGCAACACTTCAATGGATTGCAACTGTCGTCGAGTCCGACACCAAAGGTGGTGGTAAATGAAGTTAGTTCACTCAGGCCGTTTATCAAtgcaccactgcgacctgtatgctctcgtgggctggccctcgcttcatattcgtcgccaaacccactggctccaggtcatctataagtctttgctaggtaaagccccgccttatctcagctcactggtcaccatagcagcacccacgcgtagcacgtgctccagcaggtatatttcactggtcacccccaaagctaattcctcctttggccgcctttccttccagttctctgctgccaatgactggaacgaactgcaaaaatcactgaagctggaggctcatatctccctcactaactttaagcaccagctgtcagagcagctcacagatcactgcagctgtacatagcccatctgtaaatagcccatccaactacctcatccccatactgttatttattttatttattttgctcctttgcaccccagtatctctacttgcacactcatcttctgcacatctatcactccagtgtttaattgctatattgtaattatttcgtcactatggcctatttattgccttacctccctaatcttacttcatttgcacacactgtatatagacttttttctactgtattattgactgtatgtttgtttattccatgtgtaacttgttgtttgtgttgcactgctttgctttatcttggacaggtcgcagttgtaaatgagaacttgttctcaatgagcctacctggttaaataaaggtgagaaaaaaaaaagtaaatacattttttcaataaATGTAAGTTCCAGTCTACTTTTTTGGGTGTGTCTCCCTTACCAATGCAAttgcagctgggtctggtctacttagttcattgactttcATTGAACCAGAATAAAACAGCAAGTGGGGTGTCTcgcttcctcttccatctctgtcCGACTCCTCGGACAAACTCATGTATGAAATGCATGAAGGCCAGTGAGGGCGGTGGGAAAAAACGTTTTCTTCAAAAAATAAATGGTTTAAATGTCTAAGTAATTGAACAGTGCTCCAGGAGTACTTGTGATGAAATGTATAACCTGTTTTTTTAAATCCGAATTTATACTTTTGTTACATTGCTTGCTAGCCAGCAGTTCCGACCCGCTTGCTTACAGCTGCACTACGGTCGAACAGGCTTCCATGGTAGATTAAGACAGCTTTTCCCAAGAATCAAAACATGCACCCGAGAGAGCCCCAGGagcgagtttgggaaaccctggattAAGATACAGCAGCGCCGGCGTGACATATGGCTCAGAAAAcgtacctcaa
This genomic window from Salvelinus namaycush isolate Seneca chromosome 8, SaNama_1.0, whole genome shotgun sequence contains:
- the faslg gene encoding tumor necrosis factor ligand superfamily member 6 is translated as MSGTQGYPYPQVFLVDSGRGPQPSPQPSVQPPGMLPCWSFPPAHERVMERGRVRGCRGVGSWSLAMALLFLLLLVFGALGLGAYQIFKLQTQLDGIQQEMNIEIDGRGPEKLVGDLPEINPNRGKTAGRPAAHVIGRIETHVSQNTLRWEPKMGRAFTEGGVVYRDGGLQVNETGLYHIYSRVQFEANHCTPTDALVHSVFVKRPGNRKSLTLMEGHREGYCNLGSHGHVWTSGSYLGSTLKLEKQDWLYVNVSHPAMLSHARHANFFGLHKI